From a region of the Drosophila virilis strain 15010-1051.87 chromosome 3, Dvir_AGI_RSII-ME, whole genome shotgun sequence genome:
- the LOC6624209 gene encoding uncharacterized protein: MFSLLPRGSYIDERISKNYGKEVLLANWQELRLGSAEKNDCILPGLKRIDACEKHITEINDNYVPPSVLEDADDSTRQFLGARNESLHNHQRNRQTQVRFPLTKDMSSNFTTTYTILYEIVPKQQAQATAAVEQSGKVPAKIEDRDLMLSYGNRSKTGKSCRLRAELQLVKSQRLETSYAADYKISQPALKNAANEQQ; encoded by the coding sequence ATGTTTAGTCTGCTGCCGCGCGGCTCGTACATTGACGAGCGCATTAGCAAGAACTATGGCAAGGAGGTGCTGCTGGCCAATTGGCAGGAGCTGCGCCTGGGCAGCGCTGAGAAGAACGATTGCATATTGCCAGGACTGAAGCGTATAGATGCATGCGAGAAGCACATAACCGAAATCAATGATAACTATGTGCCGCCCTCTGTGCTGGAGGATGCGGACGATTCGACGCGACAGTTTCTGGGCGCACGCAACGAATCGTTGCACAATCACCAACGTAACAGACAGACCCAAGTGCGTTTCCCCCTGACCAAAGATATGAGCAGCAATTTCACAACAACCTACACGATCTTGTACGAGATTGTGCCCAAGCAGCAGGCGCAAGCAACGGCGGCTGTGGAGCAGAGCGGCAAAGTGCCGGCCAAGATAGAAGATCGAGACCTGATGCTCAGCTATGGCAATCGCAGCAAGACGGGCAAATCTTGCCGGCTCAGGGCCGAGCTGCAGTTGGTGAAATCGCAAAGATTGGAAACAAGCTATGCGGCCGATTACAAAATAAGCCAGCCGGCACTTAAAAACGCCGCAAAtgagcagcaataa